One window from the genome of Paramisgurnus dabryanus chromosome 24, PD_genome_1.1, whole genome shotgun sequence encodes:
- the LOC135721564 gene encoding uncharacterized protein, with amino-acid sequence MPSAQKFLKSFHAFLASTGVFSSFPLSLLLLGLEELIEIKLSCPCSNNMWNQLLIASIFLGPFFLITALMFILVKPCRYDYPLSSAKATPTAVDSRSDPHQISTSVNRHAVDAENGRRLEDGENGNSSGADLIWQRIICCLTNKTKDDATNKANEDEDVPNNFELFANCFIPPVIWLIILFLDGDYLACSLTTWKGHYVFNKELNRKWCQPIEHSRAGNESDLQHEYEMFIGISQFWGYAVLGFLSFLIICKVLHFDCQRRKLKSTVVVDAGKAPDVNDDNNVRNVNNENNGVHVDDENNDAHVDDENNGAHVDDKNNDAHVDDENNDEHLDDENNDEYDDDDENNDEYDDDENNDAHLDPVNVPLRKLPRKK; translated from the exons ATGCCTTCAGcacaaaagtttttaaaaagtttcCATGCATTTCTGGCCAGCACTGGTGTTTTCAGCTCTTTTCCATTAAGTCTTTTGTTACTTGGACTGGAGGAGTTGATTGAAATAAAGCTTTCATGCCCCTGCAGTAATAATATGTGGAACCAACTTCTAATAGCATCCATCTTTTTAGGACCCTTTTTCCTTATAACTGCTTTAATGTTCATCCTTGTAAAACCTTGTAGATATGATTACCCTCTGTCTTCTGCAAAAGCAACCCCCACAGCAGTCGATTCGCGGTCGGATCCACACCAAATCAGCACCAGTGTCAACAGACATGCTGTTGATGCAGAGAACGGCAGACGGTTGGAGGATGGAGAGAATGGCAACAGCTCCGGTGCAGATTTGATCTGGCAAAGAATCATATGCTGTCTGACAAATAAGACTAAAGATGATGCGACGAATAAAGCAAATGAGGATGAAGATGTTCCAAACAATTTCGAATTGTTTGCCAATTGTTTCATTCCTCCTGTTATTTGGCTCATCATCTTGTTTTTGGATGGTGATTATCTGGCTTGTAGCTTGACAACATGGAAAGGACATTATGTGTTTAATAAAGAGCTAAACAGAAAGTGGTGTCAACCTATTGAACACAGCCGTGCTGGAAATGAGAGTGATTTACAACACGAATATGAGATGTTTATTGGCATTTCTCAG tTCTGGGGTTATGCAGTGCTCGGATTCTTAAGTTTTTTGATCATTTGCAAAGTGTTACACTTTGACTGCCAGAGAAGAAAACTCAAATCAACAGTGGTTGTTGATGCAGGGAAAGCACCAGATGTTAATGATGACAATAATGTCAGAAATGTTAATAATGAAAATAACGGCGTACATGTTGATGATGAAAATAATGACGCACATGTTGATGATGAAAATAATGGAGCACATGTTGATGATAAAAATAATGACGCACATGTTGATGATGAAAATAATGACGAACATCTTGATGATGAAAATAATGAcgaatatgatgatgatgatgaaaatAATGACGagtatgatgatgatgaaaatAATGACGCACATCTTGATCCAGTGAATGTGCCGCTCAGAAAGCTCCCTAGAAAAAAATAA